A stretch of the Musa acuminata AAA Group cultivar baxijiao chromosome BXJ2-7, Cavendish_Baxijiao_AAA, whole genome shotgun sequence genome encodes the following:
- the LOC135617511 gene encoding cytochrome P450 CYP94D108-like — MEFFLGSSLFFLLPLLLFSFLCPALLFFSKRPFSSPANGCSSLKGYFVMGHLPHLIKNRRRLLEWSAELILASPTGTVTVAPVVFTGNPSNVEHMAKANFGNYPKHGAFISPVRDFLGCGILNVNGEEWRLQRKAASYAFNTTSLRAFVFDKVDREIVGRLFPLMREASQSDEVLDLQDVLERFAFDTICSLVLGEDPGCLGGGHGSEEKEGERFFRAFGDAVHLSVERALQPLPLVWKAKKWLDIGSERRLRESMAIVHGFVDRCMRSRRMRTSGDGGTDFLSRFDQRELNSNELIRDILINFVLAGRDTTPAALTWFFWVLASQPQVANKIREEIELIRSRRAEEDGSRASFTMEELREMNYLQAATSESLRLYPPVPLVPRSCSEEEELPDGARMRKGWVLMYNAYAMGRRDEIWGADCREFKPERWLEEEEGVFRAKSPFVYPVFHGGPRMCMGKDVAYVQMKAIAASILERFEMEVVEASGRHQLLMTMRMEGGLLVKVKERSSGKCAWSASSI; from the coding sequence ATGGAGTTTTTCTTGggttcttctctcttcttcctcctccccctcctcctcttctctttcctttGCCCCGCCCTTCTCTTCTTCAGTAAACGCCCCTTTTCCTCTCCGGCCAATGGCTGCAGCAGCCTCAAGGGCTACTTCGTCATGGGACACCTCCCCCACCTCATCAAGAACAGGCGTCGGCTACTGGAGTGGTCTGCGGAGCTCATCCTCGCATCCCCCACCGGCACCGTCACCGTCGCCCCCGTCGTCTTCACCGGCAACCCCTCCAACGTCGAGCACATGGCCAAGGCCAACTTCGGCAACTACCCCAAGCACGGAGCCTTCATCTCGCCCGTCCGCGACTTCCTCGGCTGCGGCATCCTCAACGTCAATGGCGAGGAGTGGCGCCTCCAGCGCAAGGCCGCCAGCTACGCGTTCAACACTACCTCACTCCGCGCCTTCGTCTTCGACAAGGTCGACCGCGAGATCGTCGGCCGGTTATTCCCTTTGATGAGGGAAGCTAGTCAAAGCGATGAGGTGTTGGATCTCCAAGATGTGCTCGAGCGCTTCGCCTTTGATACCATCTGTAGCCTGGTATTGGGGGAGGATCCCGGGTGCCTCGGCGGCGGCCACGGGAGCGAAGAGAAAGAGGGGGAGAGGTTCTTCCGCGCGTTCGGCGACGCCGTACACCTCAGCGTCGAGCGGGCGCTGCAGCCACTCCCGCTGGTCTGGAAGGCCAAGAAGTGGCTCGATATCGGGTCAGAGCGGCGGCTACGGGAGTCGATGGCGATCGTCCACGGATTCGTCGACAGATGCATGCGGTCGAGAAGGATGCGGACGAGCGGGGACGGCGGCACCGATTTCCTTTCTCGGTTCGACCAGAGGGAACTCAATTCCAACGAGCTCATTCGCGACATCCTCATCAACTTCGTGCTTGCAGGGCGCGACACGACGCCCGCGGCACTGACCTGGTTCTTCTGGGTCCTCGCCTCGCAGCCCCAAGTAGCGAACAAGATAAGGGAAGAGATCGAACTCATCCGATCCCGACGAGCTGAGGAAGACGGCAGCAGAGCCTCGTTCACGATGGAGGAGCTGCGGGAGATGAACTACCTCCAGGCGGCGACATCAGAGTCGTTGCGGCTGTACCCGCCGGTGCCGCTGGTGCCAAGGAGCTGTTCAGAGGAGGAGGAGCTGCCGGACGGGGCGCGGATGCGGAAGGGGTGGGTGCTGATGTACAACGCGTATGCCATGGGGAGGAGGGATGAGATATGGGGGGCGGACTGCAGGGAGTTCAAGCCGGAGCGGtggctggaggaggaggagggggtgtTCCGGGCCAAGAGCCCGTTCGTGTACCCGGTGTTCCATGGAGGGCCGAGGATGTGCATGGGGAAGGACGTGGCGTACGTGCAGATGAAGGCGATCGCGGCGAGCATCCTGGAGAGGTTCGAGATGGAGGTGGTGGAGGCGAGCGGGAGGCATCAGTTGCTGATGACCATGAGAATGGAAGGAGGGTTGCTGGTGAAGGTAAAGGAGAGGAGCAGTGGGAAGTGTGCTTGGAGCGCATCATctatatga
- the LOC135617513 gene encoding probable L-ascorbate peroxidase 4, peroxisomal yields MAAPVVDAEYLKEIEKARRDFRALIASKNCAPIMLRLAWHDAGTFDVNTKTGGPNGSIRHEEEFTHGSNAGLKIAIDLCEPVKRKHPRITYADLYQLAGVVAVEVTGGPTIDFVPGRRDSSVCPREGRLPDAKQGAPHLRDIFYRMGLSDKDIVALSGGHTLGRAHPERSGFEGAWTVEPLKFDNSYFIELLKGETEGLLKLPTDNALLHDPEFRRYVELYAKDEELFFKDYAESHKKLSELGFTSRQTGSTTKTIATSAVLAQSAFGVAVAAAVVILSYCYEASRRK; encoded by the exons ATGGCGGCCCCGGTGGTGGACGCGGAGTACCTCAAGGAGATCGAGAAGGCCCGCCGAGACTTTCGAGCCCTCATCGCCAGCAAGAACTGCGCCCCCATCATGCTTCGCCTCGC ATGGCATGATGCTGGAACTTTTGATGTAAATACCAAAACTGGTGGCCCAAATGGCTCAATTAGGCATGAGGAAGAGTTCACTCATGGTTCAAATGCTGGCTTAAAAATAGCAATAGATCTCTGTG AGCCTGTGAAGAGGAAGCATCCCAGGATTACATATGCTGATCTTTACCAG CTGGCTGGAGTTGTGGCTGTTGAAGTGACTGGAGGACCGACCATTGACTTTGTTCCAGGAAGACGG GATTCATCAGTTTGCCCAAGAGAAGGACGGCTTCCTGATGCTAAGCAAG GTGCGCCCCATCTGAGGGACATCTTTTACAGGATGGGTTTATCAGATAAGGATATCGTGGCACTTTCTGGTGGACACACACTG GGAAGGGCTCATCCTGAAAGGTCAGGATTTGAAGGTGCCTGGACAGTTGAACCCCTCAAATTTGACAACTCGTATTTCAT TGAATTGCTCAAGGGAGAAACAGAGGGACTTTTGAAGCTTCCAACTGATAATGCTCTGTTACATGACCCTGAGTTTAGACGCTATGTTGAGCTGTATGCTAAG GATGAGGAGCTTTTTTTCAAAGATTATGCAGAATCACACAAGAAATTATCAGAACTGGGATTTACTTCACGACAAActggttctaccaccaaaacaaTTGCAACTAGTGCTGTTTTAGCACAAAGTGCTTTTGGAGTTGCTGTTGCTGCCGCTGTTGTGATCCTTAGTTACTGCTATGAAGCCTCTAGGAGAAAATAA
- the LOC135617512 gene encoding 3-dehydroquinate synthase, chloroplastic-like, translating to MATSSAPSINSAVCPSGNISVAPRRSLFPAAASLPLRRLDLRSMSSVPSGRFKAPAPISARSRSRISACASAVMEEATKRADSRVSTVVDVDLGSRSYPIYIGSGLLDEPDLLQRHVHGKSVLVVTNTTIAPLYLDKVVKALTHGNPKVTVESVILPDGEKYKNMETLMKVFDKAIESRMDRRCTFVALGGGVIGDMCGFAAASFLRGVNLIQIPTTLMAQVDSSVGGKTGVNHPLGKNLIGAFYQPQCVLIDTDTLNSLPDRELASGIAEVVKYGLIRDAEFFEWQEKNMQSLLARDPSALAYAIKRSCENKAEVVSLDEKESGMRATLNLGHTFGHAIETAFGYGQWLHGEAVAAGTVMAVDMSHRLGWIDDTIVKRVFSILQKAKLPTQPPEMMTVEKFKSVMAVDKKVADGLLRLILLKGPLGSCVFTGDYDQRALDETLRAFSKN from the exons ATGGCGACGTCCTCTGCTCCTTCGATCAACTCCGCCGTTTGCCCGTCTGGCAATATCTCCGTCGCCCCTCGCCGCTCCCTGtttcccgctgccgcttcctTACCTCTCCGCCGGCTTGACCTCCGTTCCATGTCCTCGGTCCCCTCTGGTCGTTTCAAAGCGCCCGCCCCGATCTCAGCTCGAAGCCGATCCAGGATCTCGGCGTGCGCCTCCGCGGTCATGGAGGAGGCCACGAAGAGGGCCGATTCTAGGGTATCGACCGTCGTCGATGTCGATCTCGGGAGCCGGAGCTACCCGATCTACATCGGCTCTGGCCTGCTTGACGAACCCGATCTGCTCCAGAG GCATGTACACGGAAAGAGCGTCCTGGTGGTAACTAACACTACAATCGCACCGCTGTATCTTGACAAAGTCGTCAAAGCGTTGACTCATGGAAATCCGAAGGTTACAGTGGAGAGTGTGATTCTGCCGGATGGGGAGAAGTACAAGAATATG GAAACACTGATGAAGGTCTTTGACAAGGCCATAGAGTCTAGGATGGATCGTCGTTGTACATTCGTGGCACTTGGTGGTGGTGTCATTGGCGACATGTGTGGCTTTGCTGCTGCTTCCTTTCTTCGTGGTGTTAACCTCATTCAGATTCCTACTACTCTAATGGCTCAG GTCGATTCGTCAGTTGGGGGGAAAACTGGAGTAAACCATCCCCTTGGGAAGAATTTGATTGGTGCCTTTTACCAGCCACAATGCGTGCTAATAGATACCGATACTCTGAACTCATTGCCGGATAGGGAATTAGCATCTGGTATAGCTGAGGTTGTGAAGTATGGACTTATTAGGGATGCAGAGTTCTTTGAGTGGCAGGAAAAGAATATGCAATCTCTATTAGCAAG AGACCCAAGTGCCTTAGCATATGCTATCAAGCGGTCTTGTGAAAACAAAGCTGAAGTTGTTTCCTTGGATGAGAAGGAAAGTGGCATGCGGGCAACCCTGAATTTGGGACACACATTTGGTCAT GCTATAGAAACGGCCTTCGGCTATGGGCAGTGGCTCCacggagaagcagttgcagctggaaCG GTTATGGCAGTGGATATGTCACATCGCCTAGGTTGGATTGATGATACTATCGTGAAGCGTGTTTTTAGCATCCTGCAGAAGGCCAAGCTTCCAACTCAACCCCCCGAGATGATGACTGTGGAGAAATTTAAATCTGTCATGGCA GTGGATAAGAAGGTGGCTGATGGATTGCTGAGGTTGATCCTTTTGAAGGGTCCATTGGGTAGCTGTGTCTTCACAGGTGACTATGACCAGAGAGCACTGGATGAAACTCTCCGAGCCTTCTCCAAGAACTGA